One Herbaspirillum rubrisubalbicans genomic window carries:
- a CDS encoding methyl-accepting chemotaxis protein has protein sequence MNILGNMNIGKRLTLGFAVILAFSAVVAAISLWRLEQVASSTREMMNAPLKTERLVADWYTNVNAGIARTLAIAKSADASLGPYFSKDVTASSKMSSEYQKQIQTLLSTPEEKALFDKIGEQRKIYLSSRDEIIKLKAAGNVEEAMRVLDKVFVPNAAVFQQLMRQLVDIQRKEMDESAMQIDAISAQSHIIILVLEGLILLLGIVLARILTLGITKPLQNAVVVSRKVAAGDLSASVQVHSQDETGQLLQALKDMNDSLRGIVSNVRSGTDTISTASSEIATGNLDLSSRTEEQAGSLAETASAMEQLISTVRQNADNARQASQLAQSASSVAEQGGGVVSRVVDTMGAINASSRKIVDIIGVIDGIAFQTNILALNAAVEAARAGEQGRGFAVVASEVRSLAQRSASAAKEIKELIHDSVAKVGDGSRLVEQAGSTMQEVVSSVRHVTDIVAEISAASAEQTNGIEQINLAITQMDQVTQQNAALVEQAAAAAASMQDQAGRLAQMVSIFRLHEGEALAQREIDVTPVMPGIAH, from the coding sequence ATGAACATTCTTGGCAACATGAACATCGGCAAGCGGCTCACGCTTGGCTTCGCCGTTATCCTGGCTTTTTCTGCCGTGGTGGCGGCCATCAGCTTGTGGCGGCTGGAGCAGGTTGCATCTTCTACCCGCGAGATGATGAATGCTCCGCTCAAGACCGAGCGCCTCGTGGCGGATTGGTACACTAACGTCAACGCTGGCATCGCACGTACGTTGGCGATCGCCAAGAGTGCAGATGCTTCGTTGGGGCCTTATTTTTCCAAGGACGTGACGGCCTCTAGCAAGATGTCGTCTGAATACCAAAAACAGATTCAGACCCTGCTTTCTACTCCAGAAGAAAAGGCCTTGTTTGACAAGATCGGCGAGCAACGCAAGATTTATCTCTCTTCGCGTGATGAAATCATCAAGCTCAAGGCCGCCGGTAATGTGGAGGAGGCCATGCGCGTTCTGGACAAGGTATTTGTGCCGAACGCCGCGGTTTTCCAGCAGTTGATGCGTCAGCTGGTCGACATACAGCGCAAGGAAATGGATGAGAGCGCCATGCAGATCGATGCCATCTCGGCGCAAAGCCATATCATCATCCTGGTGCTGGAGGGCTTGATCCTGCTGCTGGGCATCGTGCTGGCGCGCATCCTGACCCTGGGCATCACCAAGCCGCTGCAAAACGCCGTGGTGGTCTCGCGCAAGGTTGCCGCGGGGGACCTGTCGGCCAGCGTACAGGTCCATTCGCAGGATGAGACCGGGCAACTGCTGCAAGCGCTCAAGGACATGAATGACAGCCTGCGCGGCATCGTCTCCAACGTGCGCAGCGGTACCGATACCATCAGCACCGCTTCTTCCGAAATCGCCACCGGCAACCTGGATCTCTCCTCGCGCACCGAAGAGCAAGCCGGTTCTCTGGCCGAGACCGCCTCGGCCATGGAGCAACTCATTTCCACCGTGCGCCAGAATGCCGACAACGCCCGCCAGGCCAGCCAACTGGCGCAGTCGGCCTCCAGCGTGGCCGAGCAGGGCGGTGGCGTGGTCAGCCGGGTGGTTGACACCATGGGTGCCATCAATGCCTCTTCGCGCAAGATCGTCGACATCATCGGTGTCATCGATGGCATCGCCTTTCAGACCAACATCCTGGCCCTGAACGCTGCGGTGGAAGCAGCGCGTGCCGGGGAGCAGGGGCGAGGTTTTGCGGTGGTGGCCTCCGAAGTGCGCTCGCTGGCCCAGCGCTCGGCTTCGGCGGCCAAGGAGATCAAGGAATTGATCCATGATTCCGTGGCCAAGGTGGGCGATGGCAGCCGCCTGGTCGAGCAGGCCGGCAGCACCATGCAGGAGGTGGTCAGCAGCGTGCGCCACGTCACCGACATCGTGGCTGAAATCAGTGCGGCCAGTGCCGAGCAGACCAATGGCATCGAACAGATCAACCTGGCCATCACCCAGATGGATCAAGTCACCCAGCAGAATGCGGCGCTGGTGGAGCAGGCCGCGGCGGCGGCGGCATCCATGCAGGACCAGGCCGGTCGGCTGGCGCAGATGGTCAGTATCTTCCGTCTCCATGAAGGCGAGGCGCTGGCACAGCGCGAGATCGACGTGACGCCGGTCATGCCCGGGATTGCACATTGA
- a CDS encoding PLP-dependent aminotransferase family protein: MAQTLTQTLVQSIRRQIADGAYPPGSRLPSIRVLASQHGCAKNTIVNVFEELTAQGVVEPRRGAGFFVCATPPRPKEEEERSLSRAMDVVWLMREQLKHDPGHLRLGDGFPPVEWLHDVRLDKFHQKVVRTGMGALFGYGSRFGYLPLRQHLVHKLAQHGIEAATSQLVLTHGANQALDIVIRHFVRPCDRVLVDEPGYYMLYGKLKLSGARIVGIPRQADGPDIEALERELKASGKPPLFFTQSLAHNPTASDTSPHKAHKILQLADRYDALIVENDAFADFKPATAPRIATLDQLRRTLYLGSFSKSVSAALRVGFIACHRDLASDLADIKMLVHVSSSEYCERTLDVILSDGHFSRHTARLRERLAQATDAACHQLQQLGAELFCAPQQSMYLWARFPGFADAKQLAQALMAHHVVLAPGSIFHVETEQKVPWSRFNVGLLADTRFAAAMAELLAG, translated from the coding sequence ATGGCCCAGACCCTCACTCAGACCCTGGTGCAGTCGATCCGCCGCCAGATCGCCGATGGCGCCTATCCTCCGGGCAGCCGCCTGCCATCGATCCGTGTGCTGGCCTCGCAGCATGGCTGTGCCAAGAACACCATCGTCAACGTCTTCGAGGAGCTGACGGCTCAGGGTGTGGTCGAGCCCCGGCGCGGTGCGGGGTTCTTCGTGTGTGCCACGCCGCCGCGTCCCAAGGAAGAGGAGGAGCGCAGCCTGAGCCGCGCCATGGACGTGGTCTGGCTCATGCGCGAGCAGTTGAAGCACGATCCCGGCCATCTGCGCCTGGGTGATGGCTTCCCGCCGGTGGAGTGGCTGCATGACGTGCGGCTGGACAAGTTCCACCAGAAGGTGGTGCGCACCGGCATGGGCGCGCTGTTCGGCTATGGCAGCCGTTTCGGCTACCTGCCGCTGCGCCAGCACCTGGTGCACAAGCTCGCGCAGCATGGCATCGAGGCCGCCACCAGCCAGCTCGTGTTGACTCATGGTGCCAACCAGGCGCTGGATATCGTGATCCGCCACTTCGTCCGTCCCTGCGACCGGGTGCTGGTCGATGAGCCCGGTTACTACATGTTGTACGGCAAGTTGAAGCTCTCCGGTGCGCGCATCGTTGGCATCCCGCGCCAGGCGGACGGGCCCGACATCGAGGCGCTGGAGCGTGAGCTGAAGGCATCGGGCAAGCCGCCGCTGTTCTTCACCCAGTCGCTGGCACACAATCCCACCGCCTCCGATACCTCGCCGCACAAGGCCCACAAGATCTTGCAACTGGCTGACCGCTACGATGCCCTGATCGTCGAAAACGATGCCTTCGCTGACTTCAAGCCGGCCACTGCGCCCCGCATCGCCACTCTGGACCAGTTGCGCCGCACGCTCTACCTCGGCAGCTTTTCCAAGTCGGTCTCGGCCGCCTTGCGGGTGGGCTTTATCGCCTGCCATCGGGATCTGGCCAGCGACCTGGCCGACATCAAGATGCTGGTGCACGTGAGCAGTTCCGAATACTGCGAACGCACGCTGGACGTGATCCTCTCCGACGGCCACTTCAGCCGCCATACGGCGCGCCTGCGTGAGCGTCTGGCCCAGGCTACCGATGCCGCCTGCCATCAGTTGCAGCAATTGGGCGCCGAGCTGTTCTGTGCACCCCAGCAATCCATGTACCTGTGGGCGAGATTTCCCGGCTTTGCCGACGCCAAGCAACTGGCACAGGCACTCATGGCACACCATGTGGTGTTGGCGCCGGGCAGCATCTTCCATGTCGAAACCGAACAGAAAGTGCCCTGGTCACGTTTCAATGTGGGACTGCTGGCCGATACCCGCTTTGCCGCCGCGATGGCCGAGTTGCTTGCGGGATAA
- a CDS encoding hydroxymethylglutaryl-CoA reductase, degradative produces MHSDAHPAQLMDSRLPGLRTMTPPQRLAEVARVTGLDEHAQKLLGEPGGLPLATANGMIENVVGTFQLPLGVATNFQLNGRDVLVPMAVEEPSVVAAASFMAKLVRTCGGFQTSSSAPLMRAQIQLIGVSDPHGARLTILKERQAIIAIANSRDQLLSQLGGGCRDIEVHVFPDTRRGAMVVTHLIVDVRDAMGANTVNTMAEAVAGHIEEITAGKVRLRILSNLADLRLARARVKVSAEVLATNAYRGEEVIDGIVDAYEFAAVDPYRAATHNKGIMNGIDPVIVATGNDWRAVEAGAHAYACRHGRYTSLSHWEIAADGDLVGTLEIPMPVGLVGGATKTHPAARAALKILGVQSAQDLAEVAVAVGLAQNMAALRALATEGIQRGHMALHARNIALAAGAEPGEMDWLVQQMVAQHDVRVDYAKALLAERRGG; encoded by the coding sequence ATGCACAGTGATGCCCACCCTGCCCAGCTCATGGACTCGCGCCTGCCTGGTTTGCGCACGATGACCCCACCCCAACGCCTGGCCGAGGTAGCCCGCGTGACCGGACTGGACGAACACGCACAGAAACTGCTGGGCGAGCCGGGCGGCTTACCGCTGGCCACCGCCAATGGCATGATCGAAAACGTGGTCGGCACCTTCCAGTTGCCACTGGGCGTGGCTACCAACTTCCAGCTCAATGGCCGCGACGTGCTGGTGCCGATGGCGGTGGAAGAACCGTCCGTGGTGGCTGCGGCTTCCTTCATGGCCAAGCTGGTACGCACCTGTGGCGGCTTCCAGACCTCCAGCAGCGCGCCACTCATGCGCGCCCAGATCCAGTTGATCGGCGTGAGCGATCCGCATGGCGCGCGGCTGACCATCCTCAAGGAGCGCCAGGCCATCATCGCCATCGCCAACAGCCGCGACCAGTTGCTCTCCCAGTTGGGCGGCGGCTGCCGCGACATCGAAGTGCATGTCTTCCCCGATACCCGGCGCGGCGCCATGGTGGTGACGCACCTTATCGTGGACGTGCGCGATGCAATGGGCGCCAATACCGTCAATACCATGGCCGAAGCAGTGGCCGGCCACATCGAAGAGATCACCGCCGGCAAGGTGCGCCTGCGCATCCTCTCCAACCTGGCCGACCTGCGCCTGGCCAGGGCAAGAGTGAAGGTTTCTGCAGAGGTACTGGCCACCAACGCCTACCGCGGCGAAGAGGTCATCGATGGCATCGTCGATGCCTATGAATTTGCTGCCGTCGATCCCTATCGCGCCGCCACCCACAACAAGGGCATCATGAATGGCATTGATCCGGTCATCGTGGCCACCGGCAACGACTGGCGCGCGGTGGAAGCCGGCGCCCATGCCTATGCCTGCCGCCATGGCCGCTACACCTCACTGAGCCATTGGGAGATCGCCGCCGATGGCGACCTGGTGGGCACGCTGGAAATCCCCATGCCGGTGGGCCTAGTGGGCGGTGCCACCAAGACCCATCCCGCCGCGCGCGCAGCGCTGAAGATCCTGGGCGTGCAATCCGCGCAGGACTTGGCGGAGGTGGCCGTGGCGGTCGGCCTGGCACAGAACATGGCCGCCCTGCGCGCATTGGCCACCGAAGGCATACAGCGCGGCCACATGGCGCTTCATGCGCGCAACATTGCCCTGGCAGCCGGTGCCGAACCGGGCGAGATGGACTGGCTGGTGCAGCAGATGGTGGCGCAGCATGACGTGCGCGTGGATTATGCCAAGGCGCTGCTGGCCGAACGCCGCGGCGGCTGA
- a CDS encoding ABC transporter substrate-binding protein: protein MTTSTTLGRLAAACAMAGIFSGPALAQASHDAVRIGFITDMSGPYADTDGLGGLEAIRMAVADYGGKVLGKPIEVLSADHQNKADIAATRAREWVDERGLDMLIGGVNSATALSMNKVMAEKKRVYINIGAGTARLTNEECTPYTVHYEYDTVALAKGTASAVIKQGGKSWFFLVADYAFGHSLANDTAAVVKASGGTVVGSIKHPPQSSDLSSFLLQAQASKAQILGLANAGEDTVNAIKAAKEFGVTKTMKLVGLLMVINDIHALGLANAQGLMMTDSWYWDKDDASRQFAQRFYQKMKKMPSTHQAAAYSATMTYLKAVEAIGTDDATKVMAQLKKTRIDDFYNKGYIRADGRNIHDMYLYQVKSPAQSKQPWDYLTLLDTIPGEQAFTSVADSKCSLLKQ, encoded by the coding sequence ATGACCACATCGACCACGCTAGGCCGGCTGGCAGCAGCCTGTGCCATGGCAGGCATTTTTTCGGGGCCGGCACTGGCCCAGGCATCCCATGATGCAGTGCGCATCGGCTTCATCACCGACATGTCCGGCCCCTATGCCGACACCGACGGCCTGGGCGGGCTGGAGGCGATCCGCATGGCGGTGGCCGACTACGGCGGCAAGGTGCTGGGCAAGCCCATCGAAGTGCTCTCGGCGGACCACCAGAACAAGGCCGACATCGCCGCCACCCGCGCCCGCGAATGGGTCGACGAACGTGGCCTGGACATGCTCATCGGTGGCGTCAATTCGGCTACGGCGCTGTCGATGAACAAGGTGATGGCCGAAAAGAAACGGGTCTACATCAACATCGGCGCCGGCACGGCACGCCTGACCAACGAAGAATGCACGCCCTACACCGTGCATTACGAATACGACACGGTGGCCCTGGCCAAGGGCACCGCCAGCGCGGTCATCAAGCAAGGGGGCAAGTCCTGGTTCTTCCTGGTGGCCGATTATGCCTTCGGACACTCGCTGGCCAACGATACCGCCGCCGTGGTCAAGGCCAGTGGCGGCACCGTGGTGGGCTCGATCAAGCATCCGCCGCAATCCTCGGACCTGTCGTCCTTCCTGCTGCAGGCCCAGGCTTCCAAGGCGCAGATCCTGGGCCTGGCCAATGCCGGCGAAGATACCGTCAATGCGATCAAGGCCGCCAAGGAATTCGGCGTGACCAAGACCATGAAGCTGGTGGGCCTGCTGATGGTGATCAACGACATCCATGCGCTGGGGCTGGCCAATGCCCAGGGGCTGATGATGACCGACAGCTGGTACTGGGACAAGGATGACGCCTCGCGCCAGTTCGCCCAGCGCTTCTACCAGAAGATGAAGAAGATGCCCAGTACGCACCAGGCTGCCGCCTATTCGGCCACCATGACCTACCTGAAGGCGGTGGAAGCCATCGGCACCGATGATGCGACCAAGGTGATGGCGCAACTGAAGAAGACCCGTATCGACGACTTCTACAACAAGGGCTATATCCGAGCCGACGGTCGCAACATCCACGACATGTACCTGTACCAGGTCAAGTCGCCGGCCCAATCCAAGCAGCCCTGGGATTACCTGACATTGCTGGATACCATCCCGGGTGAACAAGCCTTCACCAGTGTGGCCGATTCCAAGTGCAGCCTGCTCAAGCAGTAA
- a CDS encoding MFS transporter — protein sequence MSQPQPQHPVSPPALAGFTRYQKTVGGLLAFLQFAVILDFMLMSPLGALIMPAMRITPQQFGLVVSAYAFSAGASGLLTAGFADRFDRKRLLLFFYGGFVLGTVWCGLAQSFESLLLARIVTGLFGGVIGSITLAIATDLFAPHLRGRVMGIIQTSFAASQVLGIPIGLYLSNTWNWHVPFLAMAGLGAVGGLVVSFKMQPVDAHLKLKQEHSAWMHLYHTIAEPRYLVAFATTALLMTGGFMLMPFSSAYLVGNLGIDLHHLPTVYLITGLCTITFGPLIGRAADKLGKLRVFFFGALLSIIMVLIYTHLGPVTVPMIVLVNAVLFLGIFSRMIPFQALVSSVPAPTQRGSFNAVSASIQQLSGGVASVVAGQIVTLGADGQLLHFEVVGYVIVASTLLASVLVWRLNRDVQLRAAAATAAGVAVGAGR from the coding sequence TTGAGTCAGCCCCAGCCCCAACACCCCGTCAGTCCCCCTGCCCTGGCAGGCTTCACCCGCTACCAGAAGACCGTGGGGGGCCTGCTTGCCTTCCTGCAATTTGCGGTGATTCTCGATTTCATGCTGATGTCGCCATTGGGCGCGCTGATCATGCCGGCCATGCGCATCACGCCGCAACAGTTCGGGCTGGTGGTGTCGGCCTATGCCTTCAGCGCCGGGGCTTCGGGCTTGCTTACGGCCGGCTTTGCGGATCGCTTCGACCGCAAGCGGTTGCTGCTGTTTTTCTATGGCGGTTTCGTGCTGGGGACGGTGTGGTGCGGCCTGGCGCAGAGTTTCGAGAGCCTGCTGCTGGCGCGTATCGTCACCGGCCTGTTCGGCGGCGTGATCGGTTCCATCACGCTGGCCATTGCCACTGACCTGTTTGCGCCGCATCTGCGCGGGCGGGTCATGGGCATCATCCAGACTTCGTTTGCGGCCAGCCAGGTGCTGGGTATTCCTATCGGGCTGTACCTGTCCAATACCTGGAACTGGCATGTTCCTTTCCTGGCCATGGCGGGATTGGGGGCAGTGGGCGGCCTGGTGGTCAGCTTCAAGATGCAGCCGGTGGATGCTCACCTCAAACTCAAGCAGGAACACAGCGCCTGGATGCACCTGTATCACACCATCGCCGAACCGCGCTACCTGGTCGCCTTTGCCACCACGGCCCTGCTGATGACGGGAGGCTTCATGCTCATGCCCTTCAGCAGCGCCTACCTGGTGGGCAACCTGGGCATCGACCTGCACCACCTGCCCACGGTCTACCTGATCACCGGCCTGTGCACCATCACCTTCGGTCCGCTGATCGGGCGCGCCGCCGACAAGCTGGGCAAGCTGCGGGTGTTTTTCTTCGGGGCGCTGCTGTCCATCATCATGGTGTTGATCTATACCCACCTGGGACCGGTCACGGTGCCCATGATCGTGCTGGTCAATGCGGTGCTGTTCCTGGGCATCTTCTCGCGCATGATCCCGTTCCAGGCATTGGTGTCGTCGGTCCCGGCCCCGACCCAGCGCGGCTCCTTCAATGCCGTGAGCGCCTCCATCCAGCAGCTCTCGGGAGGCGTGGCCTCAGTGGTGGCGGGCCAGATCGTCACGCTGGGTGCCGATGGACAATTGCTGCATTTCGAGGTGGTGGGCTACGTGATCGTGGCGAGCACCCTGCTGGCTTCGGTGCTGGTATGGCGGCTCAACCGCGATGTGCAGCTGCGCGCGGCAGCGGCTACCGCAGCAGGAGTAGCAGTTGGCGCCGGGCGTTAA
- a CDS encoding helix-turn-helix domain-containing protein: protein MFSEEIGSRIREIRLSNGLSQRELGQRLQTSTGHISWLEAGKAMPGGELLLQLHREFAVDINWLLTGSEPESVPPEGEPDVRRLVDHYCRADMQAREIIRTLASYAGRTRS, encoded by the coding sequence ATGTTCAGTGAAGAAATCGGTAGCCGGATCCGCGAGATCCGGCTTTCCAACGGCCTCAGCCAGCGCGAGCTGGGCCAGCGCCTGCAGACATCCACCGGACACATCAGCTGGCTGGAAGCCGGCAAGGCCATGCCCGGTGGCGAATTGCTGCTGCAGTTGCATCGCGAGTTCGCGGTGGACATCAATTGGCTGCTGACCGGCAGCGAACCCGAATCAGTGCCCCCCGAGGGCGAGCCCGACGTGCGGCGCCTGGTCGATCATTATTGCCGCGCCGATATGCAGGCAAGAGAGATCATCCGCACTCTGGCCAGCTATGCCGGTCGCACACGCTCTTGA
- a CDS encoding helix-turn-helix domain-containing protein — protein sequence MNDTIAPASAAASDFGKQAIGERLKGVRMMSGLNQRDFAARLGTSGAYISCVELGHSMPGGRFLRTLHREFDVNINWLLTGLQAELPPRHGFHVKVLIGDYVRASERGKSLVMAVASFLVAQGG from the coding sequence ATGAATGACACCATCGCCCCCGCCAGCGCCGCTGCCAGCGACTTCGGCAAGCAAGCCATCGGCGAGCGCCTCAAGGGAGTGCGCATGATGAGTGGCCTGAACCAGCGCGACTTTGCGGCGCGCCTGGGTACCTCGGGCGCCTACATCAGTTGCGTGGAACTGGGGCACAGTATGCCGGGCGGTCGCTTCCTGCGGACCTTGCATCGCGAGTTCGACGTCAATATCAACTGGCTCTTGACCGGCCTGCAAGCGGAGTTACCACCGCGTCACGGCTTTCACGTCAAGGTGCTCATCGGCGATTATGTCCGCGCATCAGAACGCGGCAAATCACTGGTGATGGCGGTGGCCAGTTTCCTGGTTGCGCAGGGCGGCTGA